One segment of Pyrococcus sp. ST04 DNA contains the following:
- a CDS encoding STT3 domain-containing protein — MRYPKIEEPKYAIPIIVIISTFFRMVTFRFKYFLGFDPYFHLAYIEEALKAGKWFNFFTLAHGPWGFQIKYFHPLGLWMTPAYIYKILAPFGVSLVTTFKITPVIFGVLTIVFFYLSLRKLFNDRVAFLSSLLLSMSYGHMFRSMANYYRGDNYMLFWYSVALLGIAYALTLKARWRYAFYLVPALATGFSAAFWQAYYPIFIFILASGLFLAVWAYLKEEKYFIDSLLIILSTALGALIANWIGGKLNYGMLGYYRWIGKIVAKKLNLTFGFIKDVYLLIHLKYLLPLSLVFIFLLYLTARFSKNTRVREAVLVGLTILGLTVLFLKFPALKDLSTGFGIFKESPIQETHPPSFNDLWAAYNITLFLIPLYLLRFRRISLGDFLMFGYIFPTLYMLSIWTRFLFISAPSIAFLAGFGILEVYEFIKPKLSGRKLIAVTLALLILIPSISGGLAFKTIWEMKPLINEHWVEALEWLRNNSNENDVILTWWDYGHWVTYYARRAPVAQGSPSAWVAAYLLGLVDWKWAQSIGVDYVIVSYYDFLKLQAIFDTARLSKRWANITMQGYGFSVLPMTANLGDVMMFENNLYAVIIKPGTNAWDVTIRVGNTFRYPRELLVEKGTRVMRVPLLRFSNSGPYLYVNLNYNYAFLMTEKTYNTTLARLFVGNGGKKYSLVYSDGGIIKIFRLQHPNVAVERVDGRIILRFNNATGTGLGIWGFLDNGTLVFKKWYSVKGKEEFLLPLDLNGSVVVRYAYAEGRTIVDRGVLRLDLSGR, encoded by the coding sequence TTGAGGTATCCAAAAATTGAGGAACCAAAGTATGCAATCCCAATAATTGTCATCATCTCAACTTTCTTTAGAATGGTAACCTTCAGGTTTAAGTACTTCCTTGGCTTCGACCCTTACTTTCACCTAGCCTACATAGAGGAAGCTTTGAAAGCTGGGAAGTGGTTCAACTTCTTCACGCTAGCCCATGGGCCGTGGGGCTTTCAAATAAAGTATTTCCACCCCCTCGGTCTCTGGATGACCCCCGCTTATATATACAAGATCTTAGCGCCCTTCGGCGTTTCGTTGGTGACGACCTTCAAGATAACTCCAGTGATATTTGGAGTTCTAACTATAGTTTTCTTTTACCTCTCCCTCAGAAAGCTCTTCAACGATAGGGTTGCCTTTCTATCATCTCTACTACTTTCGATGAGCTACGGCCACATGTTTAGATCCATGGCCAACTACTACAGGGGTGACAACTATATGCTCTTCTGGTACTCTGTTGCACTGCTGGGCATCGCCTACGCTTTAACATTGAAAGCTAGGTGGAGGTACGCTTTTTATTTAGTTCCAGCTCTTGCTACGGGTTTTTCTGCAGCTTTTTGGCAGGCTTACTATCCAATCTTCATCTTCATATTAGCTTCGGGACTTTTCTTGGCCGTGTGGGCCTACCTTAAAGAGGAAAAGTACTTTATCGATTCCCTTTTAATAATTCTTTCCACTGCACTAGGAGCATTAATTGCTAACTGGATTGGAGGAAAGCTCAACTATGGGATGCTCGGATATTATAGATGGATTGGCAAGATTGTCGCCAAAAAGTTAAACCTAACCTTCGGCTTCATAAAGGACGTTTACCTTCTCATTCATCTCAAGTACCTCCTTCCCCTTTCCCTCGTCTTCATTTTCCTACTTTACCTAACGGCGAGGTTTAGTAAGAACACTAGGGTGAGAGAGGCTGTTCTTGTAGGACTAACAATACTCGGCTTAACGGTTCTCTTCCTTAAGTTTCCCGCCCTCAAAGACTTATCAACGGGGTTTGGCATATTCAAGGAGTCTCCAATACAAGAAACTCATCCTCCCAGCTTTAATGACCTTTGGGCTGCTTATAATATAACTTTGTTTCTTATTCCTCTTTACCTCCTCCGCTTCCGGAGGATATCACTGGGGGATTTCTTGATGTTTGGATATATTTTTCCGACCCTCTATATGCTTTCCATTTGGACCCGGTTTCTCTTCATCTCCGCCCCCTCAATAGCCTTCCTTGCTGGTTTCGGCATTCTGGAGGTTTATGAGTTCATTAAGCCTAAACTCTCTGGAAGAAAGTTAATTGCAGTAACATTAGCTTTGCTCATTTTAATTCCTTCAATCTCTGGTGGCTTGGCATTTAAAACAATTTGGGAGATGAAGCCCCTTATCAATGAGCACTGGGTTGAGGCCCTCGAATGGCTGAGGAATAATTCAAATGAAAATGATGTAATCTTAACTTGGTGGGACTATGGTCACTGGGTTACTTATTACGCGAGGAGAGCCCCAGTGGCTCAGGGTAGTCCAAGTGCTTGGGTTGCTGCATATCTTTTAGGTTTGGTTGACTGGAAGTGGGCCCAGAGTATTGGAGTTGATTATGTCATTGTATCCTACTATGACTTCCTAAAACTACAGGCAATATTCGACACCGCAAGACTCAGCAAGAGGTGGGCTAACATTACAATGCAGGGGTATGGCTTTTCCGTGCTCCCTATGACAGCTAATCTTGGCGACGTTATGATGTTTGAGAACAACCTCTATGCTGTTATTATCAAACCAGGAACGAACGCTTGGGATGTTACGATTCGTGTTGGCAACACCTTTAGGTATCCAAGAGAACTCCTCGTGGAAAAGGGAACAAGGGTTATGAGGGTTCCACTCTTAAGATTCTCGAATTCAGGACCTTACTTGTACGTAAACCTAAACTACAACTACGCCTTCCTTATGACGGAGAAAACGTACAACACGACTCTAGCTAGGCTGTTTGTGGGGAATGGAGGTAAAAAATATAGCCTAGTTTACTCGGATGGTGGGATAATAAAGATATTTAGATTGCAACATCCAAATGTTGCCGTGGAGAGAGTGGACGGGAGGATTATTCTAAGGTTCAATAATGCAACGGGAACTGGCCTTGGGATATGGGGCTTCCTCGACAACGGTACCTTAGTTTTTAAGAAGTGGTACTCCGTAAAGGGTAAGGAGGAGTTTCTCCTGCCCCTTGACCTGAACGGGAGCGTGGTCGTTAGGTATGCTTATGCTGAGGGAAGAACGATAGTGGACAGGGGTGTTCTCAGGTTAGATTTAAGTGGGAGATAA
- a CDS encoding DUF1972 domain-containing protein yields the protein MKKQGIAIIGLRGIPPKYGGTETFVHELTFRLKDVFQFYVMHEDNKFFEDEYNGIIRVHSLAIESRSTSIPSINDSLNTVYLLSKHGRDVRLWYFLGPDSSVAAILAKFARKKVMINPDGVEWRRLIKRSYFVPFYLFPIYLATMVYMYLMEHLSCKLSDVVVADSMGIKEHLEKRHKPRKIVYIPYGARELLPSRLSKEEELKILGRFSLEPNGYYLTVARIVAENNIHLEIEGFKMARSRKKLVIVGNFNKRDPYTRHLLKLKGDNPNIIFLDPIYDREVLGVLRKNCFAYIHAYEVGGTNPSLLEQMLFKRPILAYDVPFNKEVLQEGGIYFKDAEDLANKMEMLERGEFDLKLIKKTQIKRIKRQYNWENVVREYERLFKRVLR from the coding sequence ATGAAAAAACAAGGGATAGCAATAATAGGGCTTCGAGGAATCCCTCCAAAGTATGGGGGTACAGAAACTTTTGTTCATGAACTCACCTTTAGGCTTAAAGATGTATTCCAGTTTTATGTTATGCATGAGGATAACAAGTTTTTCGAGGATGAGTATAATGGGATAATAAGGGTTCATTCTCTGGCAATTGAAAGTAGAAGCACAAGCATACCTTCAATAAATGATTCCCTTAACACTGTATATCTCCTCTCAAAGCATGGGAGAGACGTTAGGCTATGGTATTTCCTTGGACCAGATAGTTCCGTAGCAGCGATTTTGGCAAAGTTTGCAAGGAAAAAGGTTATGATAAATCCTGATGGCGTGGAATGGCGTAGGTTGATAAAGAGGAGCTATTTCGTGCCATTCTATCTGTTTCCAATTTACTTGGCAACAATGGTCTACATGTATTTGATGGAGCATCTGTCATGTAAGTTATCTGATGTCGTGGTCGCTGACTCCATGGGAATTAAGGAACACCTTGAAAAGCGACATAAACCGAGAAAAATCGTTTATATCCCCTATGGTGCCAGGGAGCTACTGCCCTCAAGGCTTTCAAAGGAGGAAGAGCTGAAGATTCTTGGCAGATTCAGCCTTGAGCCCAACGGCTATTACCTCACAGTTGCAAGGATAGTTGCCGAGAACAATATTCACCTTGAAATTGAAGGGTTTAAGATGGCAAGATCAAGAAAGAAGCTGGTAATAGTTGGAAACTTCAACAAGAGGGATCCATATACACGGCACCTGCTTAAGTTAAAGGGTGATAATCCCAATATAATATTTTTAGATCCAATTTACGACAGAGAAGTCCTCGGAGTTTTGAGGAAGAACTGCTTTGCCTACATTCACGCTTATGAAGTTGGAGGGACGAATCCTTCTCTACTTGAGCAGATGTTATTTAAGAGACCGATATTAGCTTATGATGTGCCATTTAATAAAGAAGTCCTGCAAGAGGGAGGGATATACTTTAAAGATGCCGAAGATTTAGCTAACAAAATGGAAATGCTTGAGAGAGGGGAGTTTGATTTAAAGCTTATAAAGAAGACTCAGATTAAGAGAATAAAGAGGCAGTATAACTGGGAGAATGTTGTGAGGGAGTATGAGAGGTTGTTTAAAAGAGTTTTGAGGTGA
- a CDS encoding glycosyltransferase family 2 protein has protein sequence MDMEGLPPVTILILNWNGKDVTYNCVSSIIRNTDYPRDKLKIIVIDNGSTDGSYYYLKRKLYQFRDVITVIRLKKNYYFIRGNNIGISYVLEHFDPDYILLLNNDTKVIQKDWLRKLVELAESDDKIAIVGPKLIFPNGIIQWSARKKEKNPFFLILQTITARLNPGFGEHEEQAISANFIGEVNTISGACMLIRTEFVKKYGKLDISLYPMYQEDVEYSFRAWKHGYKVMYRGDVKVIHYEGYSMESKKLDELEYKKFYWALRNSILVSLRYFGFWKVIIFGLLIYLFVTFFDKKDKTKKLGITNIALKKNVKARIKILKEIITEIKRRNDLWRG, from the coding sequence ATGGACATGGAAGGCCTCCCCCCTGTCACAATATTGATATTGAACTGGAATGGAAAGGACGTAACATATAACTGTGTTTCATCCATAATTCGGAATACAGATTATCCAAGGGATAAGTTAAAAATAATTGTCATAGATAATGGCTCTACTGATGGTTCCTATTACTACCTCAAGCGAAAATTGTACCAGTTTAGAGATGTTATTACTGTCATACGACTTAAAAAGAATTATTATTTTATTAGAGGAAACAATATAGGAATTTCATATGTTTTGGAACATTTTGATCCAGACTATATTTTGCTGTTAAATAATGATACAAAGGTAATACAAAAAGATTGGCTAAGAAAACTTGTAGAGCTTGCAGAAAGCGATGACAAAATTGCCATTGTAGGCCCAAAGTTAATTTTTCCAAATGGAATAATACAGTGGAGTGCAAGAAAAAAAGAAAAGAATCCATTTTTCTTAATTTTACAAACAATTACGGCGAGACTAAACCCTGGGTTTGGTGAGCATGAAGAACAAGCAATATCAGCAAATTTCATAGGTGAAGTGAATACTATAAGTGGAGCATGCATGCTCATTAGAACAGAATTTGTTAAAAAATATGGAAAATTAGATATTTCTTTATATCCTATGTATCAGGAAGACGTTGAGTATTCATTTAGAGCTTGGAAACATGGATATAAAGTAATGTATAGGGGGGATGTAAAAGTAATCCATTACGAAGGATATAGTATGGAGAGCAAGAAATTAGATGAGTTAGAATATAAAAAATTTTATTGGGCATTAAGGAACAGTATTTTAGTGTCTTTAAGGTATTTTGGATTTTGGAAAGTTATCATTTTTGGATTGCTAATTTATTTGTTTGTAACTTTCTTTGACAAAAAGGATAAAACTAAAAAGCTAGGAATTACAAATATTGCTCTTAAAAAAAACGTCAAAGCAAGGATCAAAATTCTAAAAGAAATTATCACAGAAATCAAAAGAAGGAATGATTTATGGAGGGGATAA
- a CDS encoding sugar phosphate nucleotidyltransferase has translation MKALIMAGGYATRLWPITKSKPKPLLPVGNKVILEYILEKALDLNIPVYISTNKFFEEDFKNYAEKYGVELIVEETYKEEEKLGTIGAIRNALETLGLDDYLIIAGDNLFSLSLRDFLEKFKEVGKTLTAVYDIGDPELAKRYGVVILEGDRVVSFEEKPPVAKSTLVSTGIYAFPSEVIRLVYEYLENGNKDAPGYFLQWLIERGEEIYAYRFSGYWYDIGSADSYLEALKEFLKDSIIEEIQISPYAKIIPPVVIKRGTKILGRSIIGPYAYIGEECIIENSDISDSIIFDKTIIRNSTIWRSIIDEKCEIRNLELRKSLVGGHAKIQRGD, from the coding sequence ATGAAGGCTTTAATAATGGCCGGTGGTTACGCCACTAGGCTTTGGCCAATCACCAAGAGCAAACCCAAGCCCCTCCTTCCCGTGGGAAATAAAGTTATCCTCGAGTACATTCTAGAAAAGGCCCTCGATCTTAACATTCCCGTTTACATCTCCACGAACAAGTTTTTCGAGGAGGACTTCAAGAATTATGCGGAAAAGTATGGGGTAGAGCTCATCGTTGAGGAAACCTACAAGGAGGAGGAAAAGTTAGGAACTATAGGGGCTATTAGGAATGCCTTGGAGACCTTGGGCTTAGACGATTACCTGATAATAGCTGGGGATAATCTGTTTTCCCTCTCCCTGCGGGACTTCTTGGAGAAGTTTAAGGAAGTGGGAAAAACTCTGACGGCCGTTTACGATATAGGAGATCCAGAACTCGCCAAGAGGTACGGTGTTGTCATCCTAGAAGGTGACAGGGTTGTTAGCTTTGAGGAGAAGCCTCCAGTTGCGAAGTCAACATTGGTCAGCACGGGAATATATGCCTTCCCTTCTGAGGTCATAAGACTCGTTTATGAATATTTGGAAAACGGTAACAAGGACGCTCCCGGGTACTTCCTCCAGTGGCTTATTGAGAGGGGAGAAGAGATTTACGCCTACCGCTTTAGTGGATATTGGTACGATATCGGAAGCGCTGACAGTTACCTTGAAGCCCTAAAGGAGTTTCTCAAGGACAGCATAATTGAGGAGATCCAGATAAGTCCATACGCAAAAATAATTCCCCCCGTTGTGATAAAGAGGGGGACGAAGATACTCGGCAGGTCGATAATAGGGCCCTATGCCTACATCGGGGAAGAGTGCATTATAGAGAACTCCGACATAAGCGATTCAATAATATTCGACAAAACGATTATTAGGAACTCTACTATATGGAGGTCGATAATAGACGAGAAGTGTGAGATAAGGAACCTCGAGCTTAGGAAGAGCCTCGTTGGGGGGCATGCGAAGATTCAAAGGGGGGATTAG
- the aglJ gene encoding S-layer glycoprotein N-glycosyltransferase AglJ yields MYEKEKLDPSKVTIIIPTLNEEKGIGYVIDSFKKLGYNNILVIDGNSKDRTREIAREKGARVIVQSGRGKGQAVAEAFNLVDSDVVVLIDGDGTYPPEDIEKMLEPIRKGIADHVIGNRLVNYEKGAFTRLNLLGNKILNWVFRFLYGHNLYDILSGYRALTKEVYKSVELEKHGFEVEAELTVETLAKGYRIVEVPINYRRRAGDTKLSPLRDGLRIGKALIELLVRYNPARYFYLLGILFSILGLITGIYVVSEWLKGVTHYLLATLTAIFVLMGVQFAVIGFVVSLLFRVMVELKRAIRELKKL; encoded by the coding sequence ATGTATGAGAAAGAAAAGCTTGATCCTTCAAAAGTTACGATAATAATCCCGACACTAAATGAGGAAAAAGGAATTGGCTATGTCATTGATAGTTTTAAAAAGCTTGGATACAATAACATTCTTGTTATAGATGGAAACAGTAAGGATAGGACCAGGGAGATAGCAAGAGAGAAAGGAGCGAGGGTTATAGTACAGAGCGGTAGGGGAAAGGGCCAAGCGGTTGCTGAAGCCTTCAATTTGGTTGACAGTGATGTTGTGGTTCTCATCGATGGAGATGGTACTTACCCTCCCGAGGACATTGAGAAGATGCTCGAGCCAATTAGGAAGGGGATAGCTGATCATGTAATAGGAAACAGATTGGTAAACTATGAGAAAGGAGCCTTCACGAGGTTAAACCTGCTGGGAAACAAGATATTAAATTGGGTATTTCGGTTTCTATATGGGCATAATCTGTACGACATTTTGAGCGGATACAGAGCCCTAACAAAAGAAGTTTACAAGAGCGTTGAGCTGGAGAAACATGGGTTTGAAGTTGAGGCGGAGCTAACTGTTGAGACCCTCGCGAAGGGTTACAGGATCGTTGAAGTCCCAATAAACTACAGAAGGAGAGCTGGGGATACCAAATTAAGTCCACTAAGGGATGGCCTCAGGATAGGGAAAGCCTTAATTGAACTCCTGGTGAGGTACAATCCTGCCAGGTATTTTTATCTCCTTGGCATATTGTTCTCGATATTGGGATTAATCACTGGAATATATGTTGTCTCTGAGTGGCTTAAGGGGGTAACTCATTACCTCTTGGCTACTTTGACAGCAATATTTGTACTAATGGGCGTTCAGTTTGCTGTGATTGGCTTTGTTGTGAGTTTGCTATTTAGAGTTATGGTGGAGCTAAAAAGGGCCATAAGGGAGTTGAAGAAGTTATGA